The genomic stretch TCACACAGCCTGGTGTGGTGATTATAGTTCAGTAGCCGAGAGAATGTCCGTGCGCCTTTCTGGTCTAAAATTTCTCTTTTTTTTCTCTTTCATTACAGCAGCAACCGCTTCTCCTCTGAATCTATTCTGGACCGACCAGATCAATTCAGCTATACAGGAGAGAGATTCATATTTCTCGGCAATGGGAGTCATTTCAGAGAACAGCCGCAGAAGTATCGATGATGAGCAGAGTAAAATCAGGTTATCAGGCCTTCTGGACTCCTCACCCGCATATAACAATCCCTGGTTCAACCTGTTAAAGGGTATTTCAACTCTTGATACAGTTGCCGGATTAAAAGAATACTCTTTTAATCGTGCCCTGTCTATTGCACAAAAGGACCCCGGAACAACCTGGGTGCTTTTTGTAGAGTTTATCAGATATAAACAGGATGTGTGGGCTGAAAAAAGTATCGTGCAGCTTGAGAGACAACTGTTTGAATCCGGCGCACGCTCCTCAAGGATAATCTCCAGTCTGTTGCTCAATTACGGGATTCTTGCGGAAAAGGAAAAAAATACCTTTAAAGCTCTGAAATATTATGAATGGGCAAAACGGTTTGATCCTTTGGACGGGGCTCCATATCTTCGCGGGATCCTCCTTTATTTCCCATTTTCCATAAATGGTTTAAAAGAGGAACTTGGTGGTTTTCTCTACACACTCAGAAATTCATGGACTGAGCAGATTGAGCTTTTCAGCACTGGTTATAACTGGTTAAGATGTGTAGTTCTGTTTTTTATACTCTCAGTTTTTATAACATTGATTATAAAATACTTTCCTTTCTCACTTCATAATATCGCGGATCTCTTCCCCACCAGCGTGTCACTGACCCTGAGGACTATCCTTGCTTCTGCATGTGTCATCTCGCTCTCCTCCTTTGGAATCCTGCCTTTCCTGTGGGTATCGGCATACCTTATATGGCACTTTCTTAACATTAAGGAAAGAGTTCTGCTGGCTGTAGCACTCATTTTTCTGATTCTTGCTCCTGTTGATACTTATCTTCAAAGCATGTTCAGCGAGGCACTGAACCCGGAAAGCAGTGTACAGATGCTCTCGAAAGCGGTAAATGAAGGGTACTCCGATGCAATTTATAAAGAGGTAATCCGCAGAAGCAGTGAAAATCCAACAGATTTTCTTTCTCCCCTGAGCGCAGCAATTTATGAAGTAAAGAGAAATGATTACTCTTCAGCCAGGCAAAATATTCAGAAAAGCACTGCTTTACGTCAGGACGATCCGGTTGTTCTGATATCTGCCGGAAATCTTTCCTACCTTGAGGGAGACCTGGATAAGGCTAAGACATACTTTAAAAGGGTTGTCGAGCAAGACAAGGGAATTGTGAGCGCCAGGTTCAATCTGGCCCAGTGCTATCTTAGAAAAATGGAAACCATCACCGGCACTGAAATGCTAAATGACGCTGCAGAGAGGGATCCGATACGGGTCAATTCTTTTGTCCACAAAAACGACACTTATTTTTCGACAAACTGGCCTGCTTTGCGTCAGGTTATGTTTTCAGATTACCCTGCCATTTATTTCTGGACCAGCATCTTCCCCTTCTACACCGGCAGCTGGAGTGATGCAGGGACTCTCTGGGGAACACAGTTTCTTGGATTATCTCCTCTGGTTTCAATTATTGTTTCCATAATTTTGTTTATTTTCCTTTTCATAATCCACAGCAGAGAAGCAAGCCACAGTAAAGTGAGGAGATTTTTCGAATGCAAGTATTGTGGCAGGATAATCTGCCGTAAATGCAAATCGGGCCTGTTATGCAACTCCTGCTTTGAGAAAACCAGATTTATCAGAAATGAGAATAAACTGGTAAAAAAGCAGCACACCATCTCCAACAGATTCCATCTTGCAGCAATGATTAAGAAAGAGATTCTGGAGATTGTATTCCCGGGTTCCGGGAGTATGCTTGATGGTCAGAAGCCTTTTTTCCTTGTTATACTCTTTTTACTGATAACAAGTTTCGTGTATGCTTCTTATGCAGCTCTTTTGTTCAACAATCACATTTCATCGGCAAAAGTATTGTACTTCCTGTTGGTCATCCTTTTTGCATATAACTTTTTATTTCTCTACAGTGGAGGCGTGAAAATTGTACGGTTTTTCCGAGAGTATTTTAAGATGCAAAAATCTGCATAAAAGGAGGAACTGTTGGTATTAAGCGGCACCCTGCGGGAGTTTATTCTTGCTGATGTGTTTCAGTTGCTCACTCAGCAGAAAATCACAGGAAAGCTGATTTTGAACAATGGACGAAGCGAAGGCTTTGTCATTTTTCAAAACGGACTGGTAGTTGCTGCCCAAAAAGATGACGAAAAATTTCTCTCTAAACTCTACAATTACCTCATCAGTGTAAAAAAACACAGTTCTTCAAAAATACGGGCACTTTTTGCAGCATTTGAGGGTGATATCAGCGGATTAACAAATGAGATTACTGTCATGGGCCTCATTCCCAAACATGACCTGAACATGCTTGCAGAATCCACCACGATGGATATTGCCTGCAGTCTTTTTCTATGGAAAACTGGAACCTACCGTTTTAATTCCATTACCAATGTAGACTCTCTGGTTCCCGCAGAAATCTCCATTCCAGTGGAGAATATAGTCATGGAAGCGATGAGAAGAGTGGATGAATGGAACAGGATGCTTCAATGCATCTCTGAGCAGTCAATATTTGTCCGAAACCAGAAAAATGCAAATGATTTGATGCAGGAAATCGACCCTCTCTCCGACCCGGACAGTTACATTCTGATGCGAATCAACGGAACATCACCTGTCAAGGATCTTTTAAGCAGTCTTTGCCTCAGCGAATACAAAATCTACGAATCATTGTACAATCTCTTACAAAACAAGAGAATTACGTTTCTTTCTGACCGCATCTCCCAATCTGTACAGGCAGCTCTTCACAAGAAAGAGCGCGAACATTCTACTTCACGATTCTACACGCTTTATTCAATTCTGACAGCTCTTGGAATCATTCTGCTGATACTCTTTATGGCCCTTGTGGTTTTTAAAAAAGTAATAGTACCGGATAGGGCCACCGATGCCCATCATAGCAGAATCGAGTTACCCTCTGCACTGGCAAAAGAAAAGGCCTCCATTGCAAAAATCTACTACAGAGCCAAATACAGCACAGAACCACAGAGCCCGGAAGAACTGAAGGAATTCAAATTATTATCGGATAGAGATTTTTTTCATTATCTGATCAATTCTGATTCTGAACAGAAAAAGTGAAATCTTGCATGGAAAATTGTTATACTTAATTATATTAATTGCAAGGTAAAGCTCCTTCTTGCAAAAACTCAATATCAGAACTATATTAATTCTGGTAAAGAGGAATCTCCTACCGGAGCATTTTGGCCATTGATTTAAACAGAAGGACAATTCATGGCATCAATTAATTATGCGGCTAGGGAAATTAGTGTAAAAGTCGTGTATTATGGCCCTGGTTTGAGTGGTAAAACTACCAATCTACAAGTCATACACAAAAAAGTCCCCCCTGAGTTCAAGAGCGACATGGTCTCTCTGGCTACGGAAACAGATCGTACTCTGTTTTTTGATTTCCTGCCTCTGGACCTGGGGAAAATCAAAGGCTTTGCCACAAAATTTCAGCTCTATACCGTACCGGGGCAGGTCTACTATAATGCCACACGTAAACTGGTTCTCCGCGGTGTTGACGGAGTAGTGTTTGTGGCTGATTCATCTCCGGACAAGGTTCAGGAAAACCTGGAGAGCTTTCAGAACCTCGAAGACAACCTGGCAGAATACGGATATAAGCGTGAGAGCATTCCAATTCTCATCCAGTATAATAAAAGGGATCTCCCTAACGCTCTTCCTGTTGAAGAACTGCAGAAGCTCATAAATAAATACAACCTTCCATGGAATGAGGCTGTAGCATACAAGGGAATTGGTGTTTTTGACTCCCTTAAGTTAATCGGAAAAATCGTCATAGACTATCTCAACAAAAAGTACTCTCGCCAATCACCCCGTTCTGCAGCGCCTCAGGCCGCAGCGCCCCAACAGGCAAATCCCGGGCCTGCGCCAAGACAATTTGCTCAGCCGCAGCAGTTCGGACAAGTCAATACAGGGTACAGCCAGCCACAGATGCCCAGACCTGCGCAGCCAAGAGCACCGCAGCAGACACCAAGGCAATATCCCGGTGTTTCTCAGCAAATACCGCCAAAGCAGACACCGCAATTTCCGCGGATGCCGCAGCAACCCAATATGCAGAATCCATCTCAGAGTCGGCAGCAGATGATCAATCGTCCTTTTACTCCTCCGGTTACAAATACACCGCCGAAGAGTTCTGCCGCCGACGATCACTATATTGACACTTTTGAACCAGCACCTCAGAATAATCCCGTCCCGCCTCAGGCCAGTGCCGATTCCGGTTATTACAACTATGGCAACATCCAGTTGCAGGAAATGGACGAACCACAATTTGAGGCTCAGAATCTTAAAGATCAAAATCAGGATCCCTCATTTTATTCTCAGAATCAACAGGCGGGTTTTTCCGGAGCGGAGCCTGCTCAGGGACAGTTTGAAGTCAGTGACAAAACCGATCTGGATCTGGAAATAGAGAAATACCAGCGTGAGATAGAGGAAAAACAGCGTCGCATGCGTCAGTCAAAACAATCTCCGCAGAATCATCAGTACCAGGCACCACAGCAACAGTATCAGCAGCCTGCGCCTGCCCAGCAGCACCAGCAGTTTCAGCAGAAACAGCAGTTTCAGCCGCCGCAGCAGCAGTACAATCAGCAGGCACAGCAGTATCAGCACCCTTCTGCCCCCAGGCAGAATGTGCAGAATCCTGCTTTCGGTGGAACACAGCAGCAACAGTCTTTTGCTCCCTCTCAGAGTGCTGATGAAAACGATTACGACGTTTACAATCTGGAAGTTTCATCATATCCTGAGCAGAACCAGGCACCTGCCAAGCAGGCCCCGGCACAATCTGAGGATGGAGATGAAGATATGTTTTTTACATCGGTAGATACTGACCGTCAGAAAAAACCGATGAGAAAACCAATCAATCCCCGTACAAAGCAGCAGAAGGGTTTCCTTTCAAAATTCTTTAATAACAGGGATACTCTCTGATGAAGGATATGATTCTTTTCCCTGAGGATATTGACCAGTTAAATGCAGTATTATCACAACTGGTCCTCAAGGCCAACCTTTTGCTCGCTGTTCTGATCAACAAAGACGGGCGGTTACTCACGAGTCAGGGAAGCCTTGAAATCGTAGACACGGTCTCTATGGCAGCACTGGTGGCAGGAAACTCTGCTTCTACTTTAGCAATTGCCAATCTCATGGGAGAGACAGAGTTTTCAACAATGTATCATCAGGGAAAAGAGAAGCACATCTATATCGCTGTCGTTGACGAGAATACGTTTCTGGCTCTGGTATTTGATGATCGTACCAATATTGACAGAGTTAAAGTGTTCGCAAGGCAGTTCGACAGACAGCTTAAACAAACTCTTGAGCAAGTCTACAACAAAACTGAAGATCAGATCGATCTTGATCTGGGTATGGGTTATGACCCGATGTCACAGCAGCAATCCTACCCGGAAACTTTTATGAGTGATCAGGCGTTTTCTGATCCTCAGCAAAACCCGATTCCTATTCTGGAAAGCAACCCCATACAAAACTTCGCTCCTCCAGAACAAATGGCCCCCATACCCCAGCCATCAGAATATAAACAAGCTTCTGATGAAGAGGTTTTTTATATTGAATCAATGCAGAAGAAAAAGATGGCTGAGTCTAACGATACTAACCGTCTGTATCTGAAGAATAAAATCAGAGAGACAAAGATCAAAAAAGATAAATAACTTACCAGCCTGCAACTGTTTTTACAACCAGCATCAAAATCAGGACAAGAAGCGCAAAGCCGGTTATAGTTTGCCAGGAAAGGACTGTTTTACCGGAACCAAATTCCCTTTCTTTAATCTCCTGATACGATTCCTCATCAGGCAGATCGATTCCATCTAAATACCTTTCCGGTGACCATCCGGTATTTTCATCAGAGCCGCAATGGGGACATGCTTTGGCTTTATGGGAGATTTCGCTGCCACAATGTGGGCAATTTACACTTTGGTTCATAATACCTCTTATTAAAATAATTAAAACCCGGTCTCCAGTATTATTTTCTTCATGGTTACGATGAATTGTGATTTAACTTGTGAACTCACAAAATTCTCCTCAGAGGTGAAATAGTGACTTATTTTTTTACCTCTGAAAAGAAATGTTATGATATTAGCACCAACTTTATTAAGCATTTTCCTGGGGCCTGTCTTTCTGGGAGGGATGGCATCGCTGCTGTTTGGGTACCAGAGACATTCCAGCAGAAAGCCAGGGCTTCTGTTCCATTCTATACTGGATAAACCCCAAAGGAATATGTCTCAGTATTCCACAGAGCGGTTCAGATCTCTTCTCGCTGAATTGAAGAAAAACTCTCTTTCAGCAGTATCCCTGAAGCAGTTCAGTTGTCCCGGGGAAAAAACCGGCGAAGTCTTATTGACATTTGATGACGGATTCGAGAACATATACCGAAATGCGATTCCGGCGCTTGAAGATTGCGGATTCAAGGCAAGCATCTTCTGTGTTGCAGGATTTGTCGGGAGGGATTCCACCTGGGATGTCTACAGGAGCAGCAGACAGTTGACAAAATCACAGATATCAGAAATCTCTTCCCTGGGCCATGAAATTGGCAGTCACACACTGACACATGCCAATCTCCCCTATCTCAGCAGCAGCAATCTTGAGAAGGAACTGAGGGAATCGAAGCAGAGACTTGAGGACATTACAGGAAGAGCTGTTACAAGCATTTCATTTCCTTACGGGAGCTGCTCCCGCCGTGTATGGGATAAAGTCAAGGAAACAGGTTATACTCAGGCTGCGCTTTACAGAAGATCTTCTTTTTCAGATCCGGATCTTTACCCTGTTTATGGTGTCTACAGATTAGATAGAGTCAATGATGTCATGGAGAGGCTGTTAAAAAAAGGGTTTTGTGCTTCAGCAGCACGAGCCAGGATGATGTCGCATTTTTCAAAAGGATCCCCGGTCTGGAAATTCAGAGAAGAATATATTACCGTTCTGTAAACTAACATTTCACTACCATTGTTGTTTTTAAAGGAAACTGTAATTATTTTGTTCTAAGATTATGGGAAACAGATTTTTTACAATACAGCAGATACTGGATGAGACGGATGGCAGAGCCGGAATAACGATCAGGTACACCGGAACTGGTGCTATGCTGTTCTCCGAATTCGGAGCGCGGCTTCTGGGACTTTTCCCCGACAAATCCGGTCTGAACCTGCTCTGGCTTGCACACGACCTGAGAGAAAAAATCGACAACTGCAGTTGGCTTACCGGTGGGGAAAGATTGTGGATCGCCCCTCAAAGAGATTATTTCTTTGAGAACCCCCGTGATTTCGAGGGTTTCAGGGTCTCGCCGGAAATAGATCCCGGAGTATATAAACAAAACGGGGATCTTCATTACGAAAACATCTTCTCACTGCTTGACTACATGAGGAACCGGATATACGCTGAAAGTCTGGCAAGCAGGCGTTTTCATCCAATCGCTGACCCATATTCCAGTGGTCTGCCCTATGCTGGTGTAAAGATAACCGATCACCTGTCAATCTCAAGCTCCGGCCTCGACCTCTGTCCCTGGTCAGTATCGATGGTTAATTCATGCGGCCCGGAAAACCCCGGTACTGCGCTTTTCCCGGTCAGAAACAATCCCTCACTTCTCAGCTATTTCGATCCCGTTCCACCGGAAAGAGTATCACTGGAAAACGGCTACGCCCGCTTCCTTCTTGATTCCAGAATGCATCTGAAACTGGCGATAAATCCGGAAAATATTGTCTGGGAGAACCCTGCCAAGATCCTCTATGTCTCTCCTTTCCCGGACCGTCCCGAATGGTTCTGTGTCGTCAAGAGAAGTGATGATCTCCCCAGGAATCAGGATGAATGTGTGGATATATCCATGAGTAACCCCACAGGGCCAAGGGGAGCAATCCAGGTATACAACAATCTTTCCGAAGATCACGAGAGACTCTGCTACGGGGAGATTGAACTGCAACTAACAAAAGGCAGATCTGTTGACGGGAGGACCGTCAGCACGGCTACCCATGAACTGCTTGGTTACAGCGGAACCAGAGATGAAATACTGAATCTGGCTGGCAAGGTGCTAGGTATTGACTGCAAACCCGAGATTTACTGCTGATCGGATTCCGGAATTATATCCACAGCAAAGGGTCCCCTGGAAGTCCTTACAAGCCGGAATTTAACCAGTTGTCCCTCATTTACAATCCGGTAACCGGTCTTTCTGATCTCTCTGTAGGAAAAACGGATAACTCCAGGCTCACAGTCCGACTCAATAAACCCGCAGCCAACTATATCATTGAAGAAGCGTACCCTTCCGTTCTGCATACCAGCTCTCAGCCCTTTTTTCCGAGTGCTTCTGCCAGATTCCTTTCGTAAGGAGGAGTGATTACCCCTTTGTCAGTGATAAAAGCACTGATCAGGTGAGACGGGGTAACATCAAAAGCGGGGTTATACACTTCTACGCCTGAAGGAGCGGTCTGCTTTCCAAATCCACAGGTTACCTCTTCAGGACCGCGTTCCTCGATAGGGATCTCTTTCCCTGTATGGAGCGAGAGATCAAAAGTGGAAAAAGGAGCTGCGACATAAAAAGGTATTCCATGAGCCCTTGCCAGAAGAGCGACTCCGTAGGTACCGATTTTGTTGGCTGTATCACCATTACTGGCAATCCTGTCAGCCCCCACAATCACCGCGTCAATTCTCCCTCCAGCCATCACCGATGCGGCCATGTTATCACAGATCAGAGTAACAGGAATTCCCGCCTGTGACAGCTCAAAAGTGGTGATTCTGGCACCCTGAAGCAGTGGACGGGTTTCATCTGCATAAACATTGAATGTTATTCCCTGCTCTGCTCCAACATAAACAGGAGCAAGTGCGGTTCCATACTCTGCCGTGGCCAGTCCTCCCGCATTGCAGTGTGTCAGAATTGTTTTTTTCCCTTTCAACAACTCCAATCCAGCCTCACCAATCGCCCGCCCGGTTCTCCTGTCCTCTTCAAGAATCTCGATTGCCTCACTTAAGATTCTATCTTTTGTTTCCTCTATAGAGGCGCCCTTTTCAATGCTCTGTTCTCCTGTACGCTTAATTCTCTCCAGAGCCCAGAAGAGGTTTACTGCAGTGGGTCTGGAACCAGCGAGGTATGCAGCTTTACTGTTTAGATTTTCGATGAACTCCTGAGTTGATCCGCTTTCAGGAAAGTCCCTTATACCGAGGTAAAGGCCAAAAGCCGCTGCAATGCCAATGGCGGGTGCACCCCTGACCTTAAGCACCTTAATTGCATCGTACATGCTTTCAATGCAGTCTATTTTTTTATAATGCAACTCAAGAGGCAGTATTGTTTGATCTACAATGACTACAGAGTTTTCCTTCCACTCTATAGTTTTAATCCGCGGCATTTTTTTTTCCTCCCGGAGAATATAAATCTAAGTTGATAATCCCTGAGTGACTTCAGGATTATTACATTGGAACCCTTAAATCACCTCTGATGTGTGAACTGCCTTCTGATGCTATCCAGAGAGGTATACGAAAAAACACCAGAAATAATCTTCACAGCAATAAAAAAACTCACTTCGGACTGTTTATACCCACAGTTCATTCTGAAGTGAGTTGGTTTTACGGAACTCGATTAATCGGAAGATTCCTCTTCCTTTTTGTGTGCCTCAATAATCTTTTTCGCCAGTTCAGCAGGAACAGGCTCATAGTGAGAAAATGCCTTTGTATAAAACCCTCTTCCCTGGGTAAGTGATCTCAGGGTCGTGGAGTAATTCTGAACCTCAGCTTCCGGAACTTTGGCGGTAATAGTCTGATTCTTGCCACTTGGACTCATTCCACCAATTTTCCCCCTGCGTGAAGACAGATCTCCCATGATGTCACCTGTATACTCTTCAGGAACTGTGACTTTCAGTTCCACAACAGGTTCAAGAAGTATAGGCGATGCCATTTCAAAGGCTTTCTTAAAGACTTCGCGGCCGGCAATCTGGAAAGCTATATCTTTTGAGTCCACAGGATGTGTTTTTCCGTCAACCAGAGAGACTCTTACATCCACAATCGGATATCCGGCTAAAATACCCTCTTCAAGTTTGGCGTGTATGCCTTTATCAACACTGGGACGTAAAGACTGATCTATTACTCCGCCCACGATTTTATCGAGAAATTCGTAACCGCCACCACGAGGAAGCGGTTCCAGATCGATAAATACGCGTGCATACTGCCCTGCTCCACCCGACTGTTTCTTATGCGTATACTCGACATACTTTGCAGCCTTGGTAATGGTTTCTCTGTAGGAGATTTTGGGTGGCTTTTTATCCACTTCGACCTTAAAACGGTTTTTCAGGTTTTCCAGAATTACATCAATCTGAATATCGCCCATCGCAGAAAGGATAGATTGATGAATGTCCGGGTGGAATTTATAGGTAAAGCTGACGTCTTCCTCACGAAGTTTATTGAGCCCTACTGCTATCTTATCTTCATCACCCTTCTGCTTGGCTGATATTGCTACACTGACAAGTGGTTCCGGAAGATCAATAGGTGGGAACTTATACTTTACACTTTTATCCACCAGGGAATCATTGGTATGAGTGTCTTTTAATTTCAGGAGTCCTCCGATATCCCCGGCGACAATCTCTGTTGCATCGGTACGCTCCTTTCCTTTCAGGAAGTACATGTTACCGATACGTTCAGACATGCCTCTGGCAGTGTTCGACACATCAGAACCTGTTGTAAGTTTTCCGGAGAAAACCCTTGCCACGTTGATCTCACCGAGATGCTCCTCAGAGATAGTTTTGAAGATAAATACTGCGAGAGGTCCTGATTCCTGGCAGGGTATGGTTTTGGTTTCCCCGTTCTCGGTAACCTCAACCTCTTTGCGGCTTTCTGCTGAGGGGCATAGATTTACAATTTTTGTAAGCAGTTGATCGATCCCGATATTCAGAAGAGCACTTCCGACGAGGAGTGGATGGACACTTCCGGAAGCAACGCCTTTTGCCAGTCCCGCTCTGAGTTCCTCGTCTGTCAACTCCCCTGCCTCAAAATACTTGTTCATGAGATCTTCATCTGTTTCAGCGACAGACTCCATCAGTGACTGCCTCAGAGAATCGACAATGTCTTTCATATCAGCAGGAATTTCGATTTTATTTCCGATGCCATTTCCATCGCGGGTATATTCATAAGCTTCCCTGGCAACCAGGTCAACTACACCCTTAAAAGAAGCTCCGGCGGAGATCGGAATAACCAGAGGTGCGACACTGGTTCCATAGGCTGATTTGACTGCATCCAGAGTTTTCTGAAAATCGGCATTTTCCTTGTCCATTCCGTTTACAAAAAACATTCTCGGAAGTCCGGAACCATCTACATACGAGGAAACCAGTTCGGTGCCGACCTGAATTGCATCAACCGCATCAACCAGAATAATAGCTGTTTCCACAACTCTGAGAGCTGCTTTTGCATCATTGAGAAAATCCAGGAATCCTGGAGTGTCAAGAAAATTGATTTTATTATCTTTCCATTCGCAAAACCCCACATGCATCGAAATGGTCATTTTCCGTTCTTTTTCGTCGCTCCTGTTGTCGAAGATACTACTGCCATTATCGACTTTGCCCAGTTTGGAGGTGGATTTGGAGGTGAAACAGGCAGCCTCCAGGAGGCTTGTTTTTCCTACACCACCATGAGAGAGAAGACAGACATTTCGAATCGATCCGGCCTGATATTTTTTCATGTATCCTCCATAGAAGTTCTGCTAATTAAATTCGAAAACCTGGAAAAAAACTGATTTTCAGCCGTATTTGCAGAGGGATCTCTGAAAAAGGCAAGATTTATTAATATATAAATACGCCATTACCCGTGCAAGAAATCACATCTTTATTTTAAACGCTCAAGTTGGGTGATGTTTATTGTGGTATAGCCAATGATGGGTTTTTTCCGGAGGAATAAACAAAAAACCCCCGAAATTGTCTTTGACAAATCCAGGGGATTTTTTGTTATGGAGCTGGACGGGTTCGAACCGACGACCCTCAGACTGCCAGCCTGATGCTCTCCCAACTGAGCTACAGCCCCTAAAGTCTATTAAAAATACAATCCTCAAAAGTAGGAGTCAAGCAGTGATAAATCATTCCTCACTTCCCCCCCCGCTTCATTATTTTTGCCCATTCATCCTTAAGAGTAACGGTGCGATTAAAAACCGGCTGACCAGGCCTGGAATCCGGGTCAACGCAGAAATAACCGATGCGCTCAAACTGAAAGCGTTCTCCGGGCTTTGCCTCAGAGAGGGATTGTTCCACTTTGCAGGAATTACGAATTTTCAGAGAATCAGGATTGAGATTGAGCATGAAATTACCCTCAGGCGCATCATCAGGATCCTCTTTGCTGAACAGTTTTTCATAAAGCCTTACCTCTGCATCAACAGCATGTGCCTCTGAGACCCAGTGAAGAGTCGCCTTCGGAGAACGTCCATCAGGTGCAGATCCTCCGCGGGTAGCAGGATCGTAGGTACAGCGGAGTTCTATAATCTCCCCTGTGGCTGGATCTTTCACCACTTCCTTACAAGTAATAAAGTAAGCGTACCTCAGTCTGACCTCACGGCCCGGAGCAAGCCTGAAGAATTTTTTCGGCGGTTCCTCCATGAAATCACCACGCTCGACATACAGAGTCTTTGAGAACGGAACCTTCCTTGTTCCCATCGAGGGGTCTTCAGGATTGTTTACAGCCTCAAGTAGTTCCACCTGCCCTTCGGGGTAATTCTCAATCACCACCTTCAGAGGTTCAAGGACAGCCATGGCCCTGAGTGCTCTTTTATTGAGATCCTCTCTCAGGCAGTGTTCAAGAAGAGCGTAATCGACAATACTATCACGTTTAGCGACTCCGATACGCTCACAGAAATTTCTTATCGACTCTGGAGTAAACCCTCTTCTGCGTAAACCCGAGAGTGTTGGCATCCTGGGATCATCCCAGCTGCTCACCACCTCATCCTTTACTAACTGCAGAAGCTTCCGTTTGCTCATTACAGTGTATGTGAGGTTGAGTCTGGCGAATTCGATCTGCCTGGGGTGATGAATCTTGAGCTGATCAAGGAACCAGTCGTAAAGCGGACGATGGTCTTCGTATTCAAGAGAACAGAGTGAGTGAGTGACTTTTTCTATTGAGTCTTCGAGGCCATGAGCCCAGTCATACATGGGATAGATAACCCATTTTGTACCTGTACGGGGATGCGGTGCTTTCTTAATGCGATACATTACCGGATCGCGCATGTTGATATTGGGATGAGCCATATCGATTTTAGCCCTCAATACCTTCTCCCCCTCATCAAACTCCCCTCTGGCCATGCGCTCGAAAAGATCGAGGTTTTCCTCAACAGTTCTGTTACGGTAAGGACTCTCTCTTCCCGGTTC from Fibrobacter sp. encodes the following:
- a CDS encoding glutamine--tRNA ligase/YqeY domain fusion protein; this translates as MDNSISNGSNVQPPAQTANFIREIIKEELSAGKWERIVTRFPPEPNGYLHIGHAKAICIDFGMAEEFNGECHLRFDDTNPAKEEQEYIDAIENDVRWLGFDWGERIYFASEYFEQMYNWAIQLIKDGKAYVDDLNAEEIRQYRGTLTEPGRESPYRNRTVEENLDLFERMARGEFDEGEKVLRAKIDMAHPNINMRDPVMYRIKKAPHPRTGTKWVIYPMYDWAHGLEDSIEKVTHSLCSLEYEDHRPLYDWFLDQLKIHHPRQIEFARLNLTYTVMSKRKLLQLVKDEVVSSWDDPRMPTLSGLRRRGFTPESIRNFCERIGVAKRDSIVDYALLEHCLREDLNKRALRAMAVLEPLKVVIENYPEGQVELLEAVNNPEDPSMGTRKVPFSKTLYVERGDFMEEPPKKFFRLAPGREVRLRYAYFITCKEVVKDPATGEIIELRCTYDPATRGGSAPDGRSPKATLHWVSEAHAVDAEVRLYEKLFSKEDPDDAPEGNFMLNLNPDSLKIRNSCKVEQSLSEAKPGERFQFERIGYFCVDPDSRPGQPVFNRTVTLKDEWAKIMKRGGK